In the Helianthus annuus cultivar XRQ/B chromosome 11, HanXRQr2.0-SUNRISE, whole genome shotgun sequence genome, one interval contains:
- the LOC110889623 gene encoding cytochrome b561 and DOMON domain-containing protein At5g35735 produces the protein MGKIFGVLFCILISNLVSSYAQQNCNSYAFSRNTIYTTCVSLPVLNSHLHWNYHSSNSTVDLAFRHAGSDTSQWVAWALNINGQGMVGAQALVAVTGSNGSVQAYTSSVTGYQTGLQPSQLSFDVPSITAERVRGDVLIYATLVLPSGGTRFNQVWQVGPVNNGAPGIHGLGADNRNSLGSVDFISGETGAGGSIGGSRQRRRNTHGVLNAVSWGVLMPMGAMAARYLKVFSVANPAWFYIHAATQTSAYIVGVAGWATGLKLGSDSAGITHQSHRNIGIILFSFATLQVFALLLRPKPDNKYRFYWNIYHHSLGYSIIILSIINVYEGLDILDPEKKWKNAYTGILIALGVITVILEALTWFIVLKRKKEDKVTHAGANGHA, from the exons ATGGGTAAAATCTTTGGTGTGTTATTTTGCATATTGATATCAAATTTAGTCTCATCATATGCTCAACAAAACTGCAACAGCTACGCCTTTTCAAGAAACACAATCTACACCACATGTGTCTCTTTACCCGTTCTCAACTCACATCTCCACTGGAACTACCACTCCTCCAACTCCACCGTCGATCTAGCTTTCCGGCACGCCGGATCCGACACATCTCAATGGGTTGCGTGGGCCCTCAACATCAACGGTCAGGGTATGGTTGGTGCCCAGGCTCTTGTTGCTGTAACCGGTTCAAACGGGTCGGTTCAAGCCTATACTTCGTCGGTAACCGGTTACCAGACCGGTCTGCAACCGAGTCAGTTGAGCTTTGATGTGCCCAGTATCACTGCTGAGAGGGTTCGCGGTGATGTGCTGATTTATGCGACGTTGGTGTTGCCAAGTGGAGGGACCAGATTTAATCAAGTTTGGCAGGTGGGTCCGGTTAATAATGGAGCTCCGGGTATTCATGGGTTGGGTGCTGATAACCGGAATTCTCTTGGGTCGGTTGATTTTATTAGTGGTGAGACTGGTGCTGGTGGGAGTATTGGTGGGTCCCGCCAACGCAGGAGAaat ACTCATGGAGTATTGAATGCGGTTAGTTGGGGAGTGTTGATGCCCATGGGGGCTATGGCTGCAAGATATTTGAAGGTGTTTAGTGTCGCTAATCCGGCTTGGTTTTACATCCATGCCGCTACACAAACATCGGCTTATATCGTCGGTGTAGCCGGATGGGCTACCGGGCTCAAGCTCGGTAGTGATTCTGCTGGTATCACACACCAGTCTCATAGGAATATTGGGATCATCCTGTTTTCTTTTGCAACACTTCAG GTTTTTGCTTTGCTTTTGAGGCCTAAGCCTGACAACAAATACAGATTCTATTGGAACATCTACCATCATTCTCTTGGATACTCGATTATCATCTTGAGTATTATTAATGTGTACGAGGGGCTCGATATCTTGGACCCTGAGAAGAAGTGGAAGAATGCTTACACCGGGATACTTATCGCTTTGGGAGTTATTACAGTTATTTTGGAAGCTTTGACATGGTTTATTGTTTTAAAGAGGAAGAAAGAAGACAAAGTGACTCATGCAGGAGCTAATGGACATGCATAG